The Raphanus sativus cultivar WK10039 chromosome 6, ASM80110v3, whole genome shotgun sequence sequence TATATAAGAGACCATTCAGGATGTTCTATATATACCTTTTAGGAATGAATTTTGGACGATCTTCCTCATACATCAACTCATAAGAGGCTTTCTCTTCCTCTGTTGGAATGTACTCCAAAGAAGGATTGTATGATTCCTCGTGTCCTGGAAAGACAAATAGTACAGATTAAAGACCTTCGAAATTCTAAGACAGAAGCAGATAAACAGATTGGTCAGCAAAAAGTTCATACCCGGCATTTTTAGTTTTGGTGGAGGAATGTAAGTCAAGTGCTTGCTCTTTTGGTCTGAAGTTGAATCATCACCCCATAAAAGGTAGACATTGGGCTCTTCTTCAGGCTTATCAAACTTGATCAACCCCTTCCTTATTGCTCTAACATACTTCACAACCTTCTTGGCTTCCCATTTCGAAGGGATGAACCTCCGCTTGGGTTCTGGTGCACTTGAGAGTGGATGTATTGCATCGTCCCATTTGAACCAATCGACATAAGGCTGTCACAATCACAATCACAATCCAAAGGTCAAATTTCGAAGTGATTGGTATAATATGACATCACTTAAAACAACATACGTACCGCATAGGGATCAAAGTCAGCATGTGGAGCTTCTCCTTTGAGCATTCTACGAATGAGCTTGCTCTCCTCTTTAGTCAGCTCCACATCCTCGTCATTATACTCATCGTAAATCTTCCGCCTAAAAGCCCCACCACAAAATGCATCAGCAACAATCCTATTAACTAACTAACTTCACTAATACGCCAAAATGAAGAGAAACGTAGTTAAAAAATTACCAGTTCTTGGAGTCATCCATAGTTGCAAGAAAAGAGTCGAGCTTGTCTTGCTTCTCTTTCTTGGTAATCTTCTTCCCAGTGATGTCATAACCAATATGTTTCTCGTCTTTGTACCACTCCAATGGAACATCCCCAACTGTATTCCTCGGAGCAAcctatagattaaaaaaaattcacataaaCTCATTTGAAAATGAAGAAAGACAAATCCAAATTCGTCAACGTTATAGAGGAAAGCACCAACCTCATCTTCAGAAGAATCGCTCTCTTCAGCGACTTCACGTTCCTCAGAACCTTCATCACTCCCATCTTCCTCATCATTCTCACTATCTACTTGTTCaccttcatcatcatctgagCCCTCGTGACCTGCACCATTCGTATAGTTACTCTCTATTACTAAACCTTATACAGAGACTTaacctaaacactaaaccctaagaagaagataaaccctaaactctcaAAGCTAAACAAGCAACTACCATGGAGCTCGTCGTCTTCGGATGAATCTCCGTCTCCACCATCCGTCTCTCTCTGTGAAGCATCGTCCTCGGAATCGAAGAAATCGGAGTCGAAGTCGTCGGAGTTCAAAGAACCTGACAAGCTCTGAAAAATCACAACACACACATTAGAggaaaattataaacaaatgcACAATTTAAAGAAGAGGAAGTCGCAAGGGGGAAGAGGAATACATCTCCGTCGTAATCGGAATCGGTTCCGGAATCTAAGAgcaggtcttcttcctctttcgaGCTTTTCGCTTCCTTTGTTGCTACTACTACTGGCTTCTCTTTCTGAGACTTTACAGCAGAAGAAGAGACGctttttctcttgttttctcTCGTTTGATCTTCGTTAGCTGCTtcgctcttcttcttcgtcgtcaTCGTCTCGGTGCTAACAGAGAGGCGGAGGTTTGTTCtgagaacaaaaacaaaatatcggTGAGTTGGAGTTGAAGGGGTGCGCGgatgaagatttagggtttttggTTCGTATTGCTTTAGCTCTAATGGGCCTTTATCTGTTAATAGGCTTTTTTCTTCTCAAAGTTATCTTATAGGCGTATGTATGTTAATGGGCTTTTCTTCTAggggctctcttattttaatggGCTTTTCTTCTTCAAGAGAGGATGAGAGGAAGagcaacatatttttcttttgaaagagCAACATACAAATTTTAACTAAATACATAATACAacattttagaagaaaaaaaaacgaaattacATGGaactattatataattatacaagAAAGTTTAGAGACAAATATTTATTCTCAGCAATACACCAATTAATTCTGTCGTATGTACGACTTTGCATCACATAGTATTTGAATTAATGAgagactagatcttgacccgcgctttggaagcgcggaatattttacgatgaaaaatttcactaataatttaacagatattttgttaacttttaaagagtgtgtatttaaaatatttttgtatttaaatcagtgtttttaaattcaacccgattgtgattataccggttaatccggagatctaacaattcaatttagttttttaaaatatttatattaaaaagtcactaaaacccaagactaaccgattgaactgatggatgaccgatatgtaatctaatttgattgaaattgtattagtttcataatttgtaatcttataatccaaattttaaagttcattattttgtaatttctgaaattatgatgtttctacaaaattttaaagagaaaatgatggatataaaataactaagattaattattgtattatttggaaacattgatagtagtatataaaatatattgtttggaaacattgatagtattataaagaaataagtatattgtttggaaacatgaatagtagtataaagaaaggaacattagtgatttaatgtaggtttaactataaaatataaaggtgtatttaatttaaaaacttacaaaataaatgttaggtccaacagaatgtttctgttttaataagatagatatccTTTTAGAGACCAGAGGTAAATGGCACGTACGATGGGATCCAAGAGCTACCAGCAATAAAACTACCAACAGTGAACCTTGAAGCCTCTGAGGCAGAACCAAGGACTCGAAAACCAGGCCATGTGACCCGACGTGAAGTCGAAGCACCCGGACCCGTATTCTGAAACTCAGCGTAAAACAAAGTTCTCAAGGCAAAGTTACCATTCCATTCAAGCCATCCACGTGGATCGATCAGACTATCGAGAGAAGTTTTCATAAATACCGTCCTTGAGTATTGTCTCCATGGTCGACCTAGATAAGTTTTGGTGGATCCCAAAACGGGTCGGAGATCCGAAGCTGCCGTGACCCGTGAGTTATGGATGATAATACCTGTGTTTTGATTCGGGTCGGATCTTCCTTGGGCAGTGATTGTATTAGTGCTACTACGTGGACGACGTGCAAAGATGTTGCAGTTTTGGAGAACAGCGGCTGCGTTTCCAAAGATGAAGTCAACGGTTCCATAAATGTCACAGTCACGGTAAAATTGGCGGTTGGAGTGAACGTAGAGTGTGTCTTGGTAACCTTCAAAGCTGCATTGATAGAAAACGGATAGATCCGACCCGGATCTTAGAGCTACTGCTTGCGCATTATTTGCACCCGCCGTGTTTCTAAACGTTATTCCACGGGCTATGAACCCGTCTCCGACCGCCGCTGCAATTATGTAAAAAAAGGTATAAAAAGTTATTACTTTATCAGTTTATAATACATTGAATTCTCATGTAGTCTACTGGACTATCATGACATGTATAATAGCTAgtaatatttttcaaagtaaAAACGAATTGTCAATGTTATtcatttatatcataaaaactGTAGTCAAATgacaaattgattttttcataTCTATTGAAATAACATCAATCAAGCATAAAACGAAATTGTATGATTCGTATAGACTGTCGTAGTGGATTATCAACATtcaaatcatatattatttttgtttacttcACGCTAGTAACGTTGTGAATTATTGTGTACTAATAATAGAGCATTGCGTATACTTGCAAATGCACGACAAGAAgcatcataaaaaaaattgctttGTCTTATATGcgtttttttgtcaactcttATAGGATTTTCATAGATTTGTATGAAAGTTTACTTTGCTAGAAAACCATACCTAGAAGTAAAGAGCTACTTCTAAAATCTTGAATCATATTAGCAGTTTCAGTTTCACTCTAGTTTGTTGTGTTCATGCATGACAAGCTTAATATAGCCTATTATATTGGGATATACCTCGTGAAAGTAATTGATACTAGTAATCATCTTTATTTTgttaaccaatagtattttttttgtttaatttgtaaCCATACGTACCGACAGTAGCTGAATTAAACGTGGTCGTTCCTCCACCGACACTTCTACTTCCAGTAATAATCGTTCTCCCTTTACCATCACCTCTCAACATAACATTCTTTTTTCGAATCTCAAGATTCTCACTGTAAACGCCTTGCTTCACATATATAACGAACCTACCACTCCCCGAAGCAGCGTTGATCGCGTCTTTAATCGTCCTGAAATTACCAGACCCGTCTTTAGCCACAACCGCATTATCTCTTGGTGTCGAGCTCTGCAAAAGCTTCCGGTCACCGGGTCTGACCCACGAAGGGAACCCATCTTTCTCGGGTGGGGTGTAGTTGAAAGGAACTTTGTTAATGGCGAGTGTATTGCATATAAGACTTGAGACGTTGTTTGACATCAAAGGAAGGACGATATCGGTAACACCGAGTTCTAAGAACCCTGCTCGGCAGGTGTCGAGATTGGTTAGAGCCGTGCTGAGCCATGTTTGAGCGTCGGTTTTCGAGCACTTCACGTTTGGGTCCATGGTCTCGTTGATTTTAGAGACGGTGAAGTCGTAGAGCTTGAGACAGTCTTCCCAAGCAGCTTTTTCACGTGTGTCCCGGCACTTTGGTCCTAGTGTGGACGCATGGGTCTTGGCGAGGACGGCTCGCTCTAGAGCTAGTTTCATTGAGATTTTGAGAAACTCGGACTCGGATTTTATGGGATTTTGGCCTGAGTTGTGGGTTAAGAAATATTCgcatggtttagggtttggagtttggCTACACCATGCTTTCACGTCTTTTGAGTTGTACCCGGAGACGGTCGATGCCACGAAAATGCATAAGAATGCAAACGTTAAAATATAAACTCGAAAAGCCATTATAAGGCCAAATCTTTTGTGAGAAGAGAAGTTTGTGTTTGAAGGTATTTGATGATGAGATTGTTGTCTTGGATCGATCTGTTTATATAGGATGCATGGATGACTagataattaaaatatgtaatttcatTAGCTGAAGCAAAAGACATATTTCTGTGCCAACCAATCGATTGGTAGCTATCGTGCCGTCATATATTCCCTGTGTTGAAATTTATTTCTCTGGTTTGTGCTATCTTTATTTGACgtctataataaatattataataagcTCTAATTTGAGTTGGTGACAgttttattcaaaattaattCAACTCGGAAAAATAAACCAGTTAAtcctattaataaaattttattttttaaagcgAAATGTGATTGCATGCAATAATAGGTTTATTAATTAGCAAGTCGTAAGCAATTTATAGGTTCTTTATGGAATATTAATTATGTATTCGATAACATTATCGGCATACACACGTATATGGGAGTTTATCTCATTAAACGAGTAAGAAGGATATAAAACTCAAAGTCATGCCTCTATAtgattagtttgatttataTACAGTTGCAACAATAATTAATGATAGGTTTATTATTAGATATGCAGGTAAGGGAGGGACAGTGTTATCGATATCCTTGAAAGACTAATCAACCGTCGACGTCGCTTCAGCTTCGAAGTTCTCACTGCTTTCTATCGAAAGGAGTTTGCCGCAGTATACGACTACCAGCCATTTGCACGAtcctttttaaatattaaagcgAAAAGAAAGTGTATAACGAGGTTTATACATTttctataaagtttgtttaatgACTTGATCTTATTATGTGTTCACGTAGGTTGTTCCCAGTAAAACATAAGAATTATGAAATTGGCAATTTTGTTGACAAATGAAATTAGCAATTTTTGGAACCAAGGCGTGGTATATTATAATATCGACGTACGTATATATAGTTCTATACATAGATATAAAATTCTGAGTGATCATGATCCAGGTTTTAGCAACTTATAGCATATGAATGAAGAAGAACAAAATTTAATCTAATTAACCACAGGTTAGTTagctctatatatatatatatatatatatatatatatatatatataacactacAGCTTGCATTGATCTATAACCAGTGGCGGAGCCATAAATTTTTTGTACCGgagtcaaatttttttttatatatcggagttataattttttgtaactatagaaaaaatgaaactaaattattataaatctaAAGTTTTGaaggtaaaaaaatataaatatttaagttgtatgattaaattttatctttaatgtttaataattgtttttgtggggtcaaattttactttttattgtGCATTGCTTGCATGTAAACCGATTTATGCTAACTGCCTCAGCCCCTGTCTATAactatatatttggtttaaaattGAGAATAAGCGATGGTATGTTGGTCATCTATATTAAAGGCAAACAATATTATTGATCTTATCCATTCAAATCCGATTATTAAGTTGTTATATAAATCGGTTTACATGCAAGCAATGCACAGCTAATATATGTCTTATTCTACTAAAAACCACAGTTCAACATCAAACGAATGAGAATTGAAAACTGTTTAAGTTGGTACCACTTGCGTTTTAATTAGGTTAATTTAGTGagtttaaaatatgtaaatactTGTCCAAGAAAATGCAAATACTAAAACATCAAAACCAATAATGAGAAAGGCGCCAACACGGTCTTCGTTGGAGCTAGTCATACGTTGATCTTGAAATTATGATGGAGACTATATGGATGCAACATAATGAAATGATGCAAGCTAAGGTCTAAGGTTTCTGTGTACATTATAAATCGTGGTCCGTTACTGTCCAAGAATTAAGCTCCAACgtctaaacatatatatttacagaGTCTCTTGCACAGTAAAGCACAAAGCATACGTTTTCTCCGTTCCTTTGTGCTCACTTAattagactttttttttcttggtttctGACTTAATATTCGAACACCAAATAGAATTATTGTGCAAAAGTTAGACTTTGGTTCAAAGGTTTACTTAATTGGTATTTTGGTAGCATCATTCAAGCTCAGGATTCTTGAAACGTCGCCGTTCAAAACAAGTCGGCGTTACACGTAACATCGACGAAAGAAACGAGGTTACGAAAACTATAATGTAGACATGTCTCAATCTATGGGTAGATTACCAACATTATCATCTTGATTAAGTTTGACTTTTTATGCACTGGGAACACAACACGTTCCTTAGTTTATTGGCAACGGCCTCAATGTTCATGCCTTTATTCAGCTGACCATGAAATAACGAAGTGATTTGACCTCCGAACGTTAATTAGTCTATTCGATGATTATCcgtagagattttttttaaaaaaatattaatgtatgAAGAGGTAATAATCACAAAATTGAACACTTTCatgaaaatactaaaaattgACAAAATTACATCATCGATATACTACacttaaaaatattcaaaacaataTAGTTTGACGACATTTCTCACCTCAACAGGGACAGACGGAcagtttttatttgtttgttcttTTGCATATCTATGGGTGTAACTGGATTATAAGAATGACTTATTCCTGTAgattctataaaaaaatttaccatTTGAgtggaacaaaaaaaatttcattccAATGATTTCTTATGGAATGCATGGAATACAATGGAACGTAGTTATAATTTGTTCATGATTAAAAAAACTCATGAATAAATGGAATGAGTgaaatgaaattttgttttttttttatttccgtAACCTCCTTCATTCCATTTTTCTACATCCCATTTTTTCCAATTCTATTTATTCATGATATTTCTATAATTGATAACCAGTTACAGCCTATATATTGCTTGTTCATTTACAGGGAcacatcaatatatatatacgcaCCCCACAAATTTTATGACGACACGGCCCTGCAGcatgaatttatatataacatgtaaaaattatatatgcatatgaATGAGAACAAAATAGTTTTTCAAATTCTCAcgcaaagaaaaaagaatagaaGCGACTGTAGCAATAATTAGACGACTGAAGATCGTTAAGACCTCGTTATCACAAGGACATACGAATATTAAATTGAAATCTAATTATTGAAATGGAAGACTCGGTTTGTCACAATAAGTTCAGTATAAGGTACTGATTTCTTATAATTCAAGTTTCCGTTCGAGAGGCCCGCAAAGACTTTGTTTGGATGTCTTCGTTCTCGTCCTCGGTGCTAATCATTTCAGATAGTGTCGTTGTAATTACTATTGACtacaaatatgttttaataacaaactgaaattttagtaaatactataggtttttttttttgctaagaacgTTAATCTAAATACTATAGGTTAATGGTGGATGGATTTAATGAATCTGCTAAACGAATGATCGTTTAtggatatatgtatatatatctatatgaTAAGTGTTTTCTTGAGAAATAAAGCTTTTGATGATATGAAAATGGTGCTATGTAGTTTGTTAGCAACAAACgaaaatttgtatataatatttttttattacaaaattggtTAACCtaacatacattttttttttctgttcatcATTGATAACTAGGTCAATTAACGATATAGTAAATGGGAATGGGAATGGCactataaacattttttatgaCACAaacaattatttgaaatttctCGGTTATAAGAAAACTTATAATATAATGGTAACCATCAAACAATCAGTCGCTATATTTCAAAACTTTATAGTGTTTCACAGACCATATCGATATATAGTTTGTCGTAGATTTCAAGTAATCATTGAACTTTTCAGCTGattcaactttaataatttttatttacgaAGATGAATACTGTTtcaattttaagaaaatatccAATAGTTaacaagtattttttttaaaaaaatgtgttaaaagaagtaatttaaaaaaaaaacaacttgttTAAGACACTCTCTGTAACATGTACTAGCTAGTATGAACGAATGCGTAGACAAAAGCAGCATACAAGTGCAACGAGAGTACATGTACTTTCTTTTCCGACCGATCGTTTTTTCAGGTAGTAAAATAGGTCCACACGGGTGGTTGGTTTATATAGTTGTCGACTTCGGGTTTGGGTCATGTCCGGCCATTGATTTGGGGCCTTTTAAAGCCCAGCATCTATTTGGGGTTAAGAAACTTTTAAGTAAAAGGCTAACGACGCCGTTTCGGGGACGCTGACATCCCTCAGTGTGTTCGATAAACCCTAGATTTCTCGTCTCCTTCtcttcattcattcatcttcttccttcctCCGCCTTTGAGCTAAAGAGGAGAGATCGACACTCAAAGGAATCGAGATGGCCGGTGAATCAGATGCATCGACCATCGCTACTCTCTCGTGTGCTCGTTGCGACAAGCCAGCGCTTCTTCAGTACGTTATTTACCCCATCCCcatcctcctcttcttcttcttcttcttctttggactTGTCTTGCATAGTTAATTATAATTTAGCTCCAGAATTAGATTCCTGTATAGAATCGATAACTATTGATTATGGCATGTCAATCATGTGATGCTCATGTTCAATTTTGATTCAGTCATGTGTTGATGATTCTCAAACCCTAATGCTCACAGGTGTCCGAAATGCATGGAACTGAAGCTTCCTCGTGAAGGAGCTTCTTTCTGGTAAATGACTTCTCTCTAACCTTTTGGCTAGTCTTACAACCtcttcgtcttttttttttctcttcttcaaagtgttgatttttattttgattttcctttttttgttgttgataaTAGTACTCAAGACTGTTTCAAAGCAGCGTGGAGCTCACACAAATCAGCTCATGTGAAAGCTCAGCTCTCTTCAATTGCTAATTCCCTTCCCGGTGATCAGAACTCTGATTTAGTTTCTCAAGGTTGGCTCTACTGTGTCAGGAGAGGGCAGGGTAGAACGCATAAGCTTCCACATTTCGATTGGACAGGGTTCGTATTGCTTGACTAGTTGATTAGATATTATATTACTTCTTgatttttggatttatttttcttcttcttgctttttGTGTAGTCCACTAAAGCAATATCTCATATCTCCCAAGCGTATTGTGCCTGCTGAGATTGAAAAACCTGACTGGGCTATTGATGTAAGTCCCTATCACCTggatttgtttttctctttcaCTAGTACTCCCAAGGTTGATTTGGCTCAGAATGGCTTAGCGTCAACGCACGTGAGCTGTTAATATTATGTAACAGTTCGATTGACTTGCAATGACGATCGTTTTCAACTATCCCATGTTATAAGCTGCTAACAAATTTTCTTCCATTTTTCACTTCCAGGGCACTCCGAAAATTGAACCAAATAGCGAGCTACAGCATACTGTTGAGGTTGGTGTTCCTCTAATACATTAGGTTATGTTCATTAAGTTGTCTTGAATCTAGATCTATGATTCAAACTCTGTATCTCTTTGTTGATATTTTGTTTGGCTTCATTTGATACTCATTTTTGTCACGTACAACTAACAAGGTTTTAATACTTGTGTTGTAGATTAAAACGCCGGAGCAAATTCAGAGAATGCGCGAGACCTGTAAAGTTAGTGTTAATTTCTTCTTTGCTTTAATGCCAGCTGTCTTAATATTTTGTCAAGGTCTCACTTGAATTGATTCTGCTATCAGATTGCCAGGGAGGTATTGGATGCAGCCGCTAGGGTGATTCGCCCTGGTGTGACAACTGATGAGATTGATCGAGTGGTTCATGAAGCAACAATCGCAGCAGGTTTGTACTTTTTAGGAACTTCATCTGCGCAGCACTATAActgttatttatataatttttttgctCTGGCAGGAGGATACCCGTCACCCCTCAACTACTACTTCTTTCCAAAATCTTGCTGCACGTAGGTACTTCCTATGCATCTCCATTTTTCCCCTACCATGCAATTCCTCTGCGTCTAAAGTGTTGTCTTTTGAATGTTCCCTTTCAGATCTGTTAATGAAGTGATTTGTCATGGAATTCCGGATGCTAGGTATACGTACTGTCTGGAACTCTTTAGACTTTCTGACAAAATAGCGTTAAATTTTGTTCTAATGACTCGTTGTACTTTAATTGCTCCAGGAAACTAGAAGATGGAGATATAGTGAATGTTGATGTAACAGTCTGTTATAAAGGTTGCCATGGTATGTATTCTCCTGAagaaaattgattatttttatcttgATATTGGTTACCAAAGGAGATATCTGTCTCACAGAATGATTTTGTGGATAGGTGACCTTAACGAGACATACTTTGTTGGAAATGTTGACGAAGCATCACGTCAACTGGTTAAGTGCACATATGAGTGCCTTGAGAAAGCCATAGCAATTGGTAGGTGTTGTTAGCTTTGGTGTTTTGACTGTTGTCTATGTTAAGTATATCCTGATCGTTTCTATTCTTTTTCAGTTAAACCTGGAGTTAGATTCCGTGAAATAGGAGAGATAGTCAACCGTCATGCTACGATGTCTGGGTTATCAGTGGTAAAGTCTAGCTCTTCACATGATCTGCTTGTAGAACTTTAGATAATAACTTACTGTGGTGATTGAACAGGTGAGATCCTATTGTGGTCATGGAATTGGGGATCTTTTCCATTGCGCTCCTAACATTCCACACTATGCAAGTATCCTTTTGTGTCTTGGTTGAAAATCCAAAGAACCGAGGACCTGTTATGTTTGTATGCTTGTTAGcttattagtttataaatgtCCTTAACCCCCAAAATCAGGAAACAAAGCAGTTGGAGTGATGAAAGCAGGTCAGACTTTCACAATCGAGCCAATGATCAACGCAggtgagttttgtttttttcattcgTTAGATGTTTAAAAGCTCTACTTATCCCTATTGAGGTTCTCTAGTTAACACGTGAGGACATTGTCATGATAGGGTCGTGGCGGGATCGAACATGGCCTGATGGATGGACCGCAGTTACTGCAGATGGGAAACGCAGTGCTCAGTTTGAGCATACCCTCTTGGTAAAACCCTTAAGTGTCATAACAAAGAGAGACCAGATTTGGTTATTAATCAAAGGCTAATAATCCATATACAACTTTTTGCAGGTAACGGAGACAGGTGTTGAGGTTTTAACGGCGAGGCTTCCTTCATCACCAGACGTATTCCCTTGGCTTAAGAAGTGATTTTAAGTGTGCGGTTTGGTTCATAAACTTTGGGATAATAGCGTTTCTACCTTTTTCCCCATTGAAGACCATTTTGTTGTTGTCACCCTTTTTGTTTATGTAACTTTAAGCAGAAACAATCTGCGCTAGTGTTTTGATTGAAATGTAAGGAACCTACCGATATTTATCTATACTGAATTGAATGACAATTTTCAGATTTTATGTCTCAATgaaaaatttctcaaaatatctAGTGTTTAGAAATTTTTGAGGCTAAAGTTATAATCTAAACATGAACCTGAAATTAAGCTTGTTTTCTGTTTCCAACTTTCGTTTGGTTTTTCTTGATTCGGACAATAAGTACTACTTtatctgtttcaaaataatgttttattttttttaatgtttcaaaatgatatatttttacatttttaaaaagttataagtGATAAATTATTGAATTTCAATTGACTAAAATTGGGAAAAATAGTTCATCatataaaaaaagtattttataattaaagttTAATACATTTTCTTAATACATACATgcaaaaacttcaaaacatacattttgttgaaacagagggagtacttgTTTTGCTTACGATTTCACAGAATTACATAATTTATAACAAGTAGACAACAATAAAACTTGGAAGCTTTAAAACAGTTGTTGAGATTCCCTCTTCAGGTTCAGGTATCAGGTAAAGACCAGAGAACCTCCTTTCATTCAACAACCTTTACACCTGAGACATAAACTCTGCTCTGAACCACACTTCCACCAATCCAGAACCCAGGCATCACCATAAGACCAACTCTCGGGCTCTCTCCCTTGTCATCCACAACTATGTTCTTCAACACACTCTCCATGTACGAGTCAGAGTACTCACTCCCCTTCTTCACTTGGAATATCTTCGCAGCCGGATCAAAAGAGTAAGCCAGCCTATGCAATACCCACACCGACTTCGCCAGCTTCAAGAAAGCCTGGTAAAACCCTGTCCTCGGGTGCCCACCTCCCGCCACGTAGTCACGCTGGTCCAGGTTTCCGAAGAAAGAAGCTTCCATCTTGGGGTGGATCAAGATGAGATACTTGCTCCTGCAGAACTTGCCAAAGTTGGAGTCCGGGTTTGCACACAGAGCATCTAGTGGATCCATGTCTTTCAGTGAAAGAAACTGACGGAAGAACGTCTCAGTGTCGTCATCATCATAGGCCATTGCACTCTCTGCTGA is a genomic window containing:
- the LOC108812314 gene encoding ribosome biogenesis protein BOP1 homolog, translating into MAFRVYILTFAFLCIFVASTVSGYNSKDVKAWCSQTPNPKPCEYFLTHNSGQNPIKSESEFLKISMKLALERAVLAKTHASTLGPKCRDTREKAAWEDCLKLYDFTVSKINETMDPNVKCSKTDAQTWLSTALTNLDTCRAGFLELGVTDIVLPLMSNNVSSLICNTLAINKVPFNYTPPEKDGFPSWVRPGDRKLLQSSTPRDNAVVAKDGSGNFRTIKDAINAASGSGRFVIYVKQGVYSENLEIRKKNVMLRGDGKGRTIITGSRSVGGGTTTFNSATVAAVGDGFIARGITFRNTAGANNAQAVALRSGSDLSVFYQCSFEGYQDTLYVHSNRQFYRDCDIYGTVDFIFGNAAAVLQNCNIFARRPRSSTNTITAQGRSDPNQNTGIIIHNSRVTAASDLRPVLGSTKTYLGRPWRQYSRTVFMKTSLDSLIDPRGWLEWNGNFALRTLFYAEFQNTGPGASTSRRVTWPGFRVLGSASEASRFTVGSFIAGSSWIPSTNLRLSVSTETMTTKKKSEAANEDQTRENKRKSVSSSAVKSQKEKPVVVATKEAKSSKEEEDLLLDSGTDSDYDGDSLSGSLNSDDFDSDFFDSEDDASQRETDGGDGDSSEDDELHGHEGSDDDEGEQVDSENDEEDGSDEGSEEREVAEESDSSEDEVAPRNTVGDVPLEWYKDEKHIGYDITGKKITKKEKQDKLDSFLATMDDSKNWRKIYDEYNDEDVELTKEESKLIRRMLKGEAPHADFDPYAPYVDWFKWDDAIHPLSSAPEPKRRFIPSKWEAKKVVKYVRAIRKGLIKFDKPEEEPNVYLLWGDDSTSDQKSKHLTYIPPPKLKMPGHEESYNPSLEYIPTEEEKASYELMYEEDRPKFIPKRFTSLRSIPAYENALKESFDRCLDLYLCPRVRKKRINIDPESLKPKLPSRKDLRPYPNSCYLEYKGHTGAVTSVSTDCSGQWIASGSADGSVRIWEVETGRCLKVWQFKEAVKCVAWNPLPDFPILAVAMGQDLIILNTELGTDEEQQRIEELLRLPKLPEQDEAVAAIVKWLPDETYGGIKITHFKNVSYVDWHPRGDYLSAVMSAGETRGVVIHQLSMHKTQRLPIKMRGLPVRTLFHPTHRGMFIIATKKNVRVFNLQKKELAIKKLETGLREISSMAIHPGGDNLIVGSKEGKMCWFDMDLSSKPYKTLKNHPKDITNVAFHRSYPLFASCSEDSTAYVFHGKVYSDLNENPLIVPLEILRGHSTSSNRGVLDCKFHPRQPWLFTAGADSIIKLYCH
- the LOC108806198 gene encoding methionine aminopeptidase 1A, producing MAGESDASTIATLSCARCDKPALLQCPKCMELKLPREGASFCTQDCFKAAWSSHKSAHVKAQLSSIANSLPGDQNSDLVSQGWLYCVRRGQGRTHKLPHFDWTGPLKQYLISPKRIVPAEIEKPDWAIDGTPKIEPNSELQHTVEIKTPEQIQRMRETCKIAREVLDAAARVIRPGVTTDEIDRVVHEATIAAGGYPSPLNYYFFPKSCCTSVNEVICHGIPDARKLEDGDIVNVDVTVCYKGCHGDLNETYFVGNVDEASRQLVKCTYECLEKAIAIVKPGVRFREIGEIVNRHATMSGLSVVRSYCGHGIGDLFHCAPNIPHYARNKAVGVMKAGQTFTIEPMINAGSWRDRTWPDGWTAVTADGKRSAQFEHTLLVTETGVEVLTARLPSSPDVFPWLKK